A segment of the Lolium perenne isolate Kyuss_39 chromosome 3, Kyuss_2.0, whole genome shotgun sequence genome:
ctattccccctttcataggtattgttgacagtgtatgctatgttagtactcggtctaaattgcaacgatattatcttggattatgatttgatgaggatatccctatgagtggtgtttgtcaagtacttgatgaactttgagtggagcttttTTGTAGCCACTAtgtgatgattagtgattccaataggagagtaattcagagtagcacaagtgaagagaagttatctaattgttcaattatgtgatcattgttgagagtgtctactagtgaaagtatgattcctaggccttgtttctaagcattgaaagtatgatccctaggccttgtttctaagcattgaaagtatgatccctaggccttgtttctaatcattgttgagagtgtccactagtgaaagtatgatccctacatgttcgcttgcttccatctttatttcagattgcaattactacttataatcattcatattacttgtatttcactatctcttcgccgaactagtgcacctatacatctgacaagtgtattaggtgtgttggggacataagagacttcttgtatcttaattgcagggttgcttgagagagatatctttgacctctacctccctgagttcgataaaccttgggtgattcacttaaggaaaacttgctgctgttctacaaacctctgctcttggaggcccaacactgtctacaggaatagaagcgtgcgtagacatcagggtgaCTCCCACCTTGGAGTCATAGGCAGGCTATGAATCGGGAACTTGCGAAGGGATCTAAGAGTCCCCAACGCAGATAAGCGCTTGGCTAAAGTCATCACAGAAGGAGTCCTACACACATCATAGTACATATAACGTGAATCTACTTTGAAGTAAAGACATGTGAATAGCACAAACCCTACCAACAATCATCCTATATCAGACAAGCAGTTCATTGTAACTGTGAATAGCACAAACCTACCAACAATCATCCTATATGAGACAAGCAGTTCATTGCAACTGTGAATAGCACAAATCCTTGCAAGATCATGGTAGGTGAGCATATTTGGGACAAACAAGCAACCGAAAATATCGAACCCTAGCAAGATCATAATAGCTCACCACATTCCGAACTAACCCCTGCTGCAAGACCAAACCCTAGACAAGATCTGACTACTACTAACCTAACATTACCGCGGTACGGGGATAAGGGATGCCTTACAATCATCGTCGGAGGTGAAGATGCGCTGCACTAGAAAGTAGAAGAAGCAGCACAGATGTactcgccgccaccgccgccgctgcaaccgtcgccgaccggagatgcgtgcgcctcttacctgcttgccgacgggaggaggagatCGAAATTTGGAGGCAAAGTGGAGGAGGGGGTAGAAATAGGCCATGGGGCGCGGCGGGAGGTGATAGGATCCTTCCCGCTCCCCTTTTCGCTTTTCGCTGATGTGCGGCGCAGCTCCCGCCATCTCCATCCTCGTCTCCGCACGTGCGCCGGAGATTCACTTTTGCATCAGCCGTTGCGGAGATTTGGTTGCATCGCTGAACAGGGTCTGGCCCGACGCTGCTTTGAGAATCGGTTCCTACAACAATGCGCTTGACCCAGACAACCAAACAGACCGAAAATTGATAGCCCGATGCTGAGACAAAGTGGCATGTAGCCTACCAAACGCGTCCTTATTGTACTCGAGGCAATATGTACGTGCACCGTCTGGGGTGATTGTACGATGACCCACTGCGCGTCTTCTTCTAAGTACAGGGATGAATATGAATTTACGGTCTCTAATATAGTATTTTACTCTATGCAAATTATAATGGAAAGTCTGCGCGTCTCCTTTATGAGTTCAACGAAGTCGCGTACCACTACCTTCAGTCCTTCACCTACGCGAAACAGAGACCCCACCAGCCAGCTATGGACGCGGCGGCTGGCGGCGGCCGCTGGACGGAGGAGGTGGATGACCTGGTGGACGCCGGGGACGTCGACGGCGCCATCTCCCTCCTCGAGTCCGTCGTCTCCAACCTCTCCACCTCCGCATCACCGGGCGCCGACCTCCGCCTCGCCACGGCGCTCGGCGATCTCGCCGGCCTCCACGCCTCCCGCGGGAACACGCTCCAGGCCGACGCGATCCGCTCCCGGGCCATCGTCCTCCGACTCCGCGCGGAGAAAGCCccccaccccttagggtttgctTCTCTGCTCCCCCCTTCCGTTCTTGCTGCTGGACCAGACCTGCCAATCGGCAGTGCTTTCTAAAAATTGCTTCGTAAATTTTATCTTATAGCTCGTGATCTTAGATGCCAAAGCTCCGACTCGCGAAAAACTGACCCTAGTTATCTGCCATTGCCATTGTCTCCTGTTTCGGCCACCTGTGATTGACTCTGCTCTGGTTCTAACAATGTGTACTGAAGAGACCGTGGGACGGCGGAGAACTCCCCATCACCAGAGGCCGTTACGGGATCCAAGGACTCAGCAGTCTCAGCCAACACCGACGAGAGGaaggaagatgaagacgatggtaACATTCCAGCCATCTCTGTCTCTGACTCTCTGTGTGCTATTCTGGAAACAGCTTAGATAGGACTGAGATCATGCATTCTTTCCCTGACGCGTATGCAGATTGGGAGGCTATCGCGGATCGTGGCGACGAGGCACCAGTGCGCCCCCTCGGGCTGGAGGCAAGGGTGTCTTCTTCGGGGAAAAGCAGCACTCCGTCTTCAGAGAAAAGTGGCACCCCATCTTCAGGGCCCAAGAGGAGGGGAAGGGGTTCCTTTCTTTACGATAAGAGTGTTCTGTACAGTGACCAGTGTGGTTCAGAGAGAGATCTGGATGACAAGGGGTCTGATCCTCATAGTGGATCAAAAGACCATGAGGACGAGCAGGAGAACAGGACTGGTAGTTTATTTATTCAGGATGATAATCTTACCTGACTCGTTAGCTTGTTCATGTTTAATCTTTTGTCTGGCTCTGTAGGTGCAAAACGATTTGGGACGAGGCATGTTCTTGTTCTGTATGACTTCCCATCTAGCACACGCACAACAGATTTGGAAAGGATTTTTGAGAAGTTCGGAGACCATGGAGTTGCCATTCGCTGGGTCAATGATACTATTGCACTTGCAGTTTTTCGGACTCCATCATCTGGTAATTTGGGTCTTACGGTTATTTCTGATATTCTTTCTGTACATTTCTCTTCATATAGCATGATCTAGAAACTTTCGTCACATCTTTTTAAACCTGGGTTTTATAATTATTGAACTGTACAACTACGTGCTGTCTACCTATTGGAAGCAAAACTCTCGTGTCCAATATGATGCATTGCAGAAAAtttattttcattttcatatttattTCCTGTACAAGGACAGTGCCACACCTTTCGAGCTAAATTATTATGCTGTCTCACCATAATTCTGTCAGTAAAATATTAGAATTAGAACAAATTGACACAATTCCCTTCTTCCAATTAGGTTCTGTGGCACTTTGTTTATTTCATTTTTATATTGATATGTGCGTAATTTTGATACGTGCGAGGGCAAACCATCGGTATTTCTGAAGTCAAATCTAGAAAGAAAAATGCACACTTCAATAGAAAGCAAAATTCATATTTTACTACTAGTGTTGGTTTTGTTCAGACAACTGTCATGCTGGTTCAGTTTTTATTCCGTCCTGCTGGAACTTAGTACTTGATGCTGATGATATGAACTTGCAATATTTCAATTACTTCTGGTTTCTGCCTTTATTCATTGCATTCTCATTGCTGCATTCTGGCCTATTGTCCTGTAGCTAGTGAGGCACAAGCTTGTGTGCCTCCAAGATACAAAGTGCGGTCACTAAAGGATGATGACGATCTCTTGGCTAAAATAGACGGTACAGGTAACAGCTTGTGCCTTCTGATGATTCTTTTTTTGCTTGATCTTCTCCCTGCAGATCATGCGTAGAACTGTAGACCGTAGCTTCCAACTTAGATCTCACACTGTTTTCTACTCGGACTGCAGACCTAGAACCGCCGACGCCGAGGCCCAAGACATCCGCGAGAACAGCACAGAGGCTGATCGCCCACGGGATGGGGCTAAAGCAGTTCACAAGCATTAATGCTGGTGAGCGGaaggagcaggaggaggcgagGAGGAGCCGGATTACTGCCCGACAAGCTGCACGCGATGATGCCTGGGGTTCAGACTGACCGGCTGGGTGTCTGAGAATTGCTGCACTCGTGGGCAGGCTGCTCCCAGATCTTGCTTTCTTACGCGAGTGTGCTCCTGTTGAACCTCTCTACCTGGTTTGATTTACACGTGTCACTGGTGGGCTTAAATTGAATCTTAAGCACGGTATTATGTTGTTTGAGTGCTGATGAGAGATGATGTCATCCCTTGATTCATTGGATTTGCTGTAGTTTGCCTGGACTTCATCGTCAGAGATGTGGACATTGGGAAGCTGGTGGCAAACAATTATCTTGTTTTACCCACTAATTCAAGTGCTGTGTGCAGAGAGTGGTCTGCTAAATTCGAGTTACCAATTTTGTCAGATGGGTTAAGGACCAGCTGACTGTCTGTGCTACCCGTGCTTGTGAGAAATTTTGCTGAATTTGTCTATTTCGTTTTCAGATTTCTTTATCGAACTTGGGAAGACAATATACCTTTTTAAGACTGTTATCAATCGCCAAGGGAGTATATCTAGATGAAATACAAAGCTACCAAAGTACCCAATGGAAGTATATCCAGATGAAGCGCAGAGCTACCAAAATACATATAACAAAGTAATGCATGGATGCTCTGGCAAATAATTTAGGTTCAAAAATACTTTTTTAGCATGTTTTTATTTAATAGAGATTTTAAATAGCCATTTCAACACAAACAATAACCTTTTGTATAAAATAGTTTTATAAATATTAGAAACAGGTACTTGCATAGACAATTTCGGTGCGGAGGTGGATCTTCTGCTGCCGAAGGTTGAAAACAACGGTGGGGTCCTTCCGTCAGAAAAAACATAAAGGATACGGGGAGTGATGCGTTGCCGGGCTGGCTCAGCGTGAGGGGCTAGTGGGCGGCTGGCCGGCTGGGGGCTGGCTCGTTAGTTGAGTTGGCCTAGCCGGCCTGTCttctttttgaaaatcttttttttCCTATTTTCTAGCAATAGTTTTAGATCTTTAAATTAGATTAAAtaaacggttttgctatgtctcagtcaactgagattttcttaagtctaagtcacttacaaaaatg
Coding sequences within it:
- the LOC127346038 gene encoding uncharacterized protein, translated to MDAAAGGGRWTEEVDDLVDAGDVDGAISLLESVVSNLSTSASPGADLRLATALGDLAGLHASRGNTLQADAIRSRAIVLRLRAEKAPHPLGDRGTAENSPSPEAVTGSKDSAVSANTDERKEDEDDDWEAIADRGDEAPVRPLGLEARVSSSGKSSTPSSEKSGTPSSGPKRRGRGSFLYDKSVLYSDQCGSERDLDDKGSDPHSGSKDHEDEQENRTGAKRFGTRHVLVLYDFPSSTRTTDLERIFEKFGDHGVAIRWVNDTIALAVFRTPSSASEAQACVPPRYKVRSLKDDDDLLAKIDGTDLEPPTPRPKTSARTAQRLIAHGMGLKQFTSINAGERKEQEEARRSRITARQAARDDAWGSD